The genomic DNA ATGCTGCTACTCGTCACTTCGACCGCGCGTATCTCCAACGTTTCTTCATCAATCCCTATATGTATCTTGCGCCACACCCGACGTTTCGGCCCGCCATGCTTGCGAGCGTTCCACTCACCTTCGCCCTCAACTTTGATGCCGGTACTGTCGATAAGGAGGTTTAGCGGGCCCTTTGAGCCCTGATACGGGATGGTAACCGATAGCCTTTTCTGACGCCGACATAACGTGCTGAAGTCTGGGACCTCCCAGTCAAGGTCGATCAATTTCAACAGGCTTTCCACAAAGCCCGTCGCCTGCCTCAAAGGCATTCCGAACAGCACTTTCAACGTGAGACAGGCTTGGATCGCCGCGTCGCTATAGCGTGGCTGGCGGCCCCGTTTGCCCCCCTCTCATGGTTTGCAAACAAACCACTGCCGGGCAACGGTAGGCGCAGCTTTCCAAGTGACCTCTGGGTTAAACCAAATGGTCAGTGACCCGCGTCGCTTCAGGGCCTTGTTATACTCAGGCCAGTTCCTCGTGCGGTAAATCGGGGCGATAGGTTTACTCATGACGCCAGCTACCATGCTGGATTTACAACATGAATCCCTGATACGAGACTATTTGTGCAACAAAGCCGAGCGACTATGCAAGGCACCTTGCGACATTTCTAACCAGTGGTTTGCCAGAATTACAGAAGATGAAACGCGATGGCCAGATTGCCGGTTTCGGTCTTGGCGTGAACGAGGTTCGACCCTGTCTGGATGTCATGGCCCATGGTCATCTGGATGCAATTTTGTTGGCAGGGCGCTACACATTGCTTGACCGGTCTGCTGAATCAGAATTGCTACCGCTCTGTCGCGAGCGCGGAATCTCTATTGTGATCGGCGGGGTATTCAACTCTGGCATACTGGCAACAGGACCGGTTGAAGGCGCATTCTATGACTATGGTCTGGCACCGTCAGACATCCTTGAGCGTGTCCGCGTCCTCGAAATGGATGTTGCACCAACGCCATTAGCGAAAGCAGCATTGAAATTTCCCCTCGCAGAAAAATGTGTGGCATCCGTGCTGCTTGGCACCACACGGCCGTCCTCGATCAATCGCAATGTCGAAGCCTGGAAGTCGCGTGACTAAATGCTTGGCGCGGGTTGGAAATGTTGGCCAAATTATCTTGGAGGCTGTTTTGCACGCTAAACATCCAAATTCCGCCCATGTGCTGCGCCCGGTAACTGGCATCGTCCATATCGGGCTTGGTGCATTCTTTCGTGGGTTTGGCTGTGTTTATGTAGCCGAGGCGGTTCTGCCGAAAAATTTGCGACAGAACCCTCTGAAGAGCATCGCGATGCCCAAGGTTACGACAATACCTAGGCAGGTAGAGTGCAGCAGTTTAGGGTTGTGGTGGCGAGAGAGTGTGCGTGGGATTGTAAAAAATTCAAATGGTCGTGCAAATCCAGGTTTCTTCTGCAAACACATCAGAAATCTGCGGTAAGGCTCTCATAGTTGAACATCACAAATCACCCGAAAACAAAGTCAATAAAGCGACTAAAAAGACACTAGAAATGAAGGAAGGGTCAGGCGATTCCGCCCAACCCTTTGATTTAATGGTGAGCCCGCCCGGATCCGAACCGGGGACCTACTGATTAAAAGTCAGTTGCTCTACCAACTGAGCTACAGGCCCACACCGCGAGCATTTAGAAACAGCCGCCTCTACGGTCAACCCCTAATCATCTTGCAAGACTGGATAAGTCGCGGACGCTCAACTATATGCGCCGACATGACACAGAACATCCCTTCCGGCGTACCGTTTATGAAAATGCATGGCCTTGGCAACGATTTCGTAGTGATCGACGCGCGTGACGGCGTTTTGCGGGTAACGGACGCGATCGTGATGGCTATGGCGGATCGCCACCGGGGTGTGGGTTTTGATCAGCTGGCAGTGATGAAAAAACGCGCGGATGCCGACGTTCATCTGACATTTTACAATGCGGATGGCACTACAGCAGGCGCGTGCGGCAATGCCACACGCTGCATTGCGCGCCACATTATGGACGAAACGACAAAGACCGATGTGACGCTGACCACGGATCGCGGCATCTTGCTGGCGCAAGACGCTGGCGGCGGTATGACCTCAATTAATATGGGGCTGCCGCAACTTACCTGGCAGGAAATTCCACTGGCCCGTGACGTCGACCTAGATGCGCTACCGATTAACGGTGCGCCAATGGCGACGGGCATGGGCAATCCACATTGCACTTTCTTCGTGGAAGATGCCGAAGCGATTGATCTGGCGGCGATGGGCGCGCTGATCGAACACCATCCGATCTATCCCCAACGTACCAACGTGCAGTTCGCACATCTTGTTGGCCCTGACCATCTTCGCATGCGGGTCTGGGAACGCGGTGTCGGGGTGACGCTTGCGTCGGGCTCGTCGTCCTGTGCCACGGCTGTTGCTGCCCATCGCAAAGGACTTACAGGGCGCAGCGTGCGTATCGATCTTGATGGCGGTACGATCCACATCGATTGGCGCGATGACGGCGTCTGGATGACTGGCCCGACCGCGCATGTCTTCAGCGGCGTGTGGCACGGATGAACGCGCCAAAGTTTACAACACTTGGCTGCCGCTTGAACGCCTACGAAACCGAAGCGATGAAAGAGCTTGCAGGTGCCGCAGGCGTGCAAAATGCCGTCATCGTGAATACCTGCGCCGTGACCGCCGAGGCCGTGCGCAAGGCCAAGAAAGAAATCCGCAAGCTGCGGCGCGAAAACCCGGATGCGACGTTGATCGTGACAGGGTGCGCTGCGCAGACCGAACCCGAAACCTTCATCGCGATGCCCGAAGTGTCCAAAGTCATCGGCAACACTGAAAAGATGCAAGCGGCCACCTGGGCTGGCATGGCCCCCGATCTGATCGGGCAAACCGAACCAGTGCAGGTCGATGACATCATGTCCGTCACCGAAACCGCCGGCCATCTGATCGACGGCTTTGGCACGCGTAGCCGCGCCTACGTCCAAGTGCAAAACGGCTGCGACCATCGCTGCACATTCTGTATCATCCCTTACGGTCGTGGCAATTCGCGCAGCGTTCCGGCTGGGGTTGTGGTGGAACAGATCAAACGGCTGGTCGGCAAAGGCTACAACGAGATCGTGCTGACGGGCGTGGACCTGACGTCGTGGGGCGCGGACCTTCCTGTGCTGCCAAAACTCGGCGATCTGGTCATGCGTATCCTGAAACTGGTGCCGGATCTGCCGCGCCTTCGGATCAGTTCGATTGACTCAATTGAGGTGGACGACAATCTTATGCGCGCCATCGCCACAGAACCGCGCCTCATGCCGCATCTGCACTTGAGCCTCCAGCATGGCGACGACCTGATGCTCAAACGTATGAAACGTCGTCATCTGCGCGATGATGCGATCAAGTTTTCTGAAGACGCCCGCAAACTGCGCCCCGACATGACGTTCGGCGCGGACATTATTGCCGGCTTCCCAACAGAGACTGAGGCGCATTTTGAAAACTCGCTGAAACTGGTGGATGACTGCGCCCTAACATGGCTGCACGTTTTCCCTTATTCCCCACGCCACGGCACGCCTGCCGCACGGATGCCGGCGGTGAACGGCAAAGACATCAAAGCCCGCGCCGCACGTCTTCGGGCTGCCGGCGACATCGCAGTCGCCAAACACCTCGCAGCACAACTGGGGAAGACCCATCATATCTTGATGGAAAATCCACGCATGGGCCGTACGGAACAGTTCACCGAAGTCACTTTTGATACTGACCAACCGGAATCCCGGATCGTCACAGCATTAATAACCGGCCAGACACAATCGCAGCTCACAGCTTCATCTTGGCCTTAAAACTCCCGCCGGAGGCTCCGACATCTCAACACCAATACTCTATTCATTCCGGCGCTGCCCCTACGCCATGCGCGCACGCCTTGCGATTGCCTCAGCGGGCCTCACTGTAGAACTGCGTGAAATCCTGCTGCGCGACAAAGCGCCCGACTTCCTCACGACCTCCCCCAAGGGCACGGTCCCCGTCATGGTGGCCGATGAAGTGATCGAAGAATCGCGCAACATCATGCACTGGGCGCTGGGCCGCAGCGACCCCGAACGTTTGTTACCAGACATGACCGAAAACGCCACCGCCCTCATTGCCGAATGTGACGGGTCGTTCAAAATAGCCCTCGACCATACCAAATACGCCGTCCGCTATCCTGATATCGACGCCGCAGAAAGCCGTGCAACCGCCGCTAGCTTCATTACCAAACTTGACGCACAGCTTGACACAAAGCGATGGCTTTATGGCGATAGTCCGTCCTTCGCCGACCTCGCGATCCTGCCGTTTGTGCGCCAGTTCGCCCATACCGATCTGGACTGGTGGGACAGGCAATCTTTCACCCACGCACACTCATGGCTTGCGGCGTTCAAATCCTCTGCCCGCTTTACGTCGATTATGAAAAAGTATCCCCCTTGGAAATCCGGTCAGGATCGTGTCCTGTTTCCTTGAACGCTACTATAACTGTCTGGGATAGACCCGATGCACCCCAACCCGATCTTTCGCAAAACGCCTGATGCGCGTACTTTGGCATTTCTGCGCCAACGCTCGTTTGGACAAATCACAGCGATAGGCCCTGACGGATTGCTCGCGGCGCATGTGCCTGTGCTGTTGGACGGGGATGGAACGACCCTTGATCTTCACCTCGTCCGCTCAAACCCGATCGCGCGTGCGCTTGCTTGCCCGCTTGATGTCCTGCTCACGGTCACAGGACCAGATGGCTATGTGTCCCCAGATTGGTACGGAGTGCCTGATCAGGTCCCAACGTGGAATTATGTGGCCGTGGAAATACGTGGCACGTTGGAAATTCGCGGCCAGGACAACATGCGCGACGTGCTCGATCGCCAGACCGCACATTTTGAAGGTCGGCTGCCTAAACCCCAATGGACGGCCGCCAAGATGACACCAGATGTCTTGGAAAAGATGATGCGCCAGATCGTCCCGTGCCGATTGACCATCACAGACATGCAAAGCACCTTTAAGCTGAGCCAGAACAAGCCCGATGACGTGCGGCTGCGTGCCGCCAACGCGATGGCCCAAGGCGGGATTGGCATGGAAACTACTTCCCTAGCTGCGCTGATGCGCGACCCACCCAACGACGACTGAAAGGAAGACCTATGAAACTGATCATGTCCCCACCCTCGCCCTTCGCCCGCAAAGCCCGCGTTTTGCTGCGTGAAACTGGATTGATTGACCGCGTTGAGGAAATTGAAATTTCGTCCTCGCCACTGGCGTCAGACGCGCAAATCCTTGCTGCGAATCCCACAGGAAAAATACCTGCGCTGATCCGTGAAGACGGCCCAGCGATTTACGACAGCCGCGTCATCACGCGCTATTTGGATGATATGGCAGATGCAGGGCTTTATCCGGTGACCAGCCTTTACGAAGTCCTCACACTTGAGGCGACGGCAGATACGATCATGGATGTGACCGTGGCGATGACCTACGACGCGCGTTTCCGCCCCGATCAGAAATCCCCCGAATGGACAGAGGCGCAATGGGGCAAAGCTGCCCGCGCGATTGCAGCGATCAACAATCGCTGGATGAGCCACCTCAGTGGCCCGCTAAATATGGCCCAGATCGCCGTATCCTGCGCATTGTCGTATGTTGATCTGCGCCACGACGCACGCAACTGGCGTCACGGTAACGATGCCTTGGCAACATGGCAGGCAGAATTTGAAGCCCGCGGCGCGATGCAGGCGACAAAACCATAAAGGTGCCAATGACGCTGGCCGGTGACAGGGGCCGACGACGGGGGCCGGTGACGGGGGCCAATCGCCGCATGCTGCCAGATGCGCTTGAATGGTGCTGGACCTAGCGGGTACACGCGTCTAAGTAGCGAACGGAATGATTGTCCCTTTTAAGGAACTTTCGTCGTATTTGACGGGCAAAAGCCCCAAAATTCGGAGAACAACAGGTGTCGAACGCAGAAGACCATAACACAACGCGCCGCGACTTTATCTATTACGCGACAACTGGCGCTGGTGCAGTCATCACGGGTGCCGCGGTTTGGCCGCTCGCAAATTCAATGAACCCCTCGGCGGATGTTCTTGCGCTCGCATCGATTCGTGTGCCCGTCGACAGTGTGGCACCCGGCACACAGCTGACGGTGCTGTGGCAGGGCAAGCCAGTGTTTATTCGCCGCCGCACTGAAACAGAAATTGAAGCAGCGCGTGCCGTCGGGATTGATGAACTCGTCGACATGGGCGCCGAGAACGCAAATATTTCAGGCGAAGCCGAAGCCACAGATGAAAACCGCGCACTAGCGAATTTTAGTCCTCGGAACCCCGATGGTTCCATGGGCGTTCCGGTTGGAACCACCGGTGAGTGGTTGGTTCAAATGGGCGTTTGCACCCATCTTGGCTGTGTCCCGCTGGGCGATGGTGCTGGCGACTTTGGCGGATGGTACTGCCCGTGTCACGGATCGCACTACGATACCGCTGGCCGTATTCGCAAAGGACCTGCCCCGCGCAACCTTCCTGTTCCTGTTGCGTCCTTTGTGGACGAAACAACCATTCAACTCGGTTAAGGAGAGAAACCCATGGGCGGCATTCCCCACGACCATTACGAACCAAAGACCAGCGGCGAAAAGTGGCTCGACAGCCGCTTGCCAATCGTTGGACTGCTTTACTCAACGCTGATGGCGCCAACGCCGAAGAACCTGAACTGGATGTGGATCTGGGGCATTGTCCTGACATTTACACTGGCAATGCAAATCGCGACAGGCGTCGTGCTGGTGATGCACTATACGCCACACGTCGACTTGGCATTTTCGTCAGTTGAACACATTATGCGCAACGTGAACGGCGGCCACATGATCCGCTACTTCCACATGAACGGCGCATCGTTGTTCTTCGTAGCGGTCTATGCGCACATGTTCCGCAGCCTGTACTACGGATCTTACAAAGCACCACGCGAAGTCACGTGGATCATCGGTATGTTGATCTTTGTTCTGATGATGGCAACGGGCTTTTTGGGCTACGTTCTGCCATGGGGCCAAATGTCGTTCCACGGTACAGCCGTTATCACTGGGTTGTTTGGCGCGATTCCTTTAATCGGTGAAACCCTGCAAACTTGGCTGCTTGGTGCTGGCGCTGTTGGCCAACCTGCGCTGAACCGTTTCTTCTCCCTGCATTACCTGCTGCCCTTTTTGATCACAGGTCTTGTCATCGTTCATATCTGGGCGTTCCACACGACAGGCAACAATAACCCAACGGGTGTTGAAGTGCGTCGCGGATCAAAAGAAGAAGCCGAAAAAGACACGCTTCCGTTTTGGCCTTACTTCGTCATCAAGGACCTGTTCGCGCTAACCGTCATTTTGGCGATCTTCGTGGCGATTGTTGGCTTTATGCCAAACTATCTTGGTCACCCTGACAATTACATTGAAGCCAATGCGCTTGCGACACCGGCACACATCGTGCCGGAATGGTACTTCTTGCCATTCTACGCAATTCTGCGGGCGTTCGATAATCAGGTCTGGGTCGTGATCTTTGCTGAATGGATCAGCTTTGGCATCATCGACGCAAAGTTCTTTGGTGTTATGGCAATGTTCGGCGCGATCATTGTCATGGCGTTGGTTCCATGGCTCGACACCTCGTCGGCAAGGTCGGGACGCTACCGTCCAATGTTCAAATGGTGGTTCGGCCTCCTTGTCGTAGACTTCATCGTTTTGATGTGGGCAGGCGCAATGCCTGCTGCGGAACCCTATTCAACGATTTCCTTGATCGCTGCGACATACTGGTTCGCCTACTTCCTCGTTATTCTGCCGTTGCTGGGCGTCATCGAAAAGCCGATGGCACCCCCCGCAACAATTGAGGATGACTTCAACGCGCACTACGCG from Octadecabacter antarcticus 307 includes the following:
- a CDS encoding glutathione S-transferase, coding for MRARLAIASAGLTVELREILLRDKAPDFLTTSPKGTVPVMVADEVIEESRNIMHWALGRSDPERLLPDMTENATALIAECDGSFKIALDHTKYAVRYPDIDAAESRATAASFITKLDAQLDTKRWLYGDSPSFADLAILPFVRQFAHTDLDWWDRQSFTHAHSWLAAFKSSARFTSIMKKYPPWKSGQDRVLFP
- the petA gene encoding ubiquinol-cytochrome c reductase iron-sulfur subunit: MSNAEDHNTTRRDFIYYATTGAGAVITGAAVWPLANSMNPSADVLALASIRVPVDSVAPGTQLTVLWQGKPVFIRRRTETEIEAARAVGIDELVDMGAENANISGEAEATDENRALANFSPRNPDGSMGVPVGTTGEWLVQMGVCTHLGCVPLGDGAGDFGGWYCPCHGSHYDTAGRIRKGPAPRNLPVPVASFVDETTIQLG
- a CDS encoding glutathione S-transferase, which produces MKLIMSPPSPFARKARVLLRETGLIDRVEEIEISSSPLASDAQILAANPTGKIPALIREDGPAIYDSRVITRYLDDMADAGLYPVTSLYEVLTLEATADTIMDVTVAMTYDARFRPDQKSPEWTEAQWGKAARAIAAINNRWMSHLSGPLNMAQIAVSCALSYVDLRHDARNWRHGNDALATWQAEFEARGAMQATKP
- a CDS encoding cytochrome b, giving the protein MGGIPHDHYEPKTSGEKWLDSRLPIVGLLYSTLMAPTPKNLNWMWIWGIVLTFTLAMQIATGVVLVMHYTPHVDLAFSSVEHIMRNVNGGHMIRYFHMNGASLFFVAVYAHMFRSLYYGSYKAPREVTWIIGMLIFVLMMATGFLGYVLPWGQMSFHGTAVITGLFGAIPLIGETLQTWLLGAGAVGQPALNRFFSLHYLLPFLITGLVIVHIWAFHTTGNNNPTGVEVRRGSKEEAEKDTLPFWPYFVIKDLFALTVILAIFVAIVGFMPNYLGHPDNYIEANALATPAHIVPEWYFLPFYAILRAFDNQVWVVIFAEWISFGIIDAKFFGVMAMFGAIIVMALVPWLDTSSARSGRYRPMFKWWFGLLVVDFIVLMWAGAMPAAEPYSTISLIAATYWFAYFLVILPLLGVIEKPMAPPATIEDDFNAHYASKDDDTQPIVSPAE
- the mtaB gene encoding tRNA (N(6)-L-threonylcarbamoyladenosine(37)-C(2))-methylthiotransferase MtaB; the encoded protein is MNAPKFTTLGCRLNAYETEAMKELAGAAGVQNAVIVNTCAVTAEAVRKAKKEIRKLRRENPDATLIVTGCAAQTEPETFIAMPEVSKVIGNTEKMQAATWAGMAPDLIGQTEPVQVDDIMSVTETAGHLIDGFGTRSRAYVQVQNGCDHRCTFCIIPYGRGNSRSVPAGVVVEQIKRLVGKGYNEIVLTGVDLTSWGADLPVLPKLGDLVMRILKLVPDLPRLRISSIDSIEVDDNLMRAIATEPRLMPHLHLSLQHGDDLMLKRMKRRHLRDDAIKFSEDARKLRPDMTFGADIIAGFPTETEAHFENSLKLVDDCALTWLHVFPYSPRHGTPAARMPAVNGKDIKARAARLRAAGDIAVAKHLAAQLGKTHHILMENPRMGRTEQFTEVTFDTDQPESRIVTALITGQTQSQLTASSWP
- a CDS encoding aldo/keto reductase, with protein sequence MPELQKMKRDGQIAGFGLGVNEVRPCLDVMAHGHLDAILLAGRYTLLDRSAESELLPLCRERGISIVIGGVFNSGILATGPVEGAFYDYGLAPSDILERVRVLEMDVAPTPLAKAALKFPLAEKCVASVLLGTTRPSSINRNVEAWKSRD
- a CDS encoding FMN-binding negative transcriptional regulator → MHPNPIFRKTPDARTLAFLRQRSFGQITAIGPDGLLAAHVPVLLDGDGTTLDLHLVRSNPIARALACPLDVLLTVTGPDGYVSPDWYGVPDQVPTWNYVAVEIRGTLEIRGQDNMRDVLDRQTAHFEGRLPKPQWTAAKMTPDVLEKMMRQIVPCRLTITDMQSTFKLSQNKPDDVRLRAANAMAQGGIGMETTSLAALMRDPPNDD
- the dapF gene encoding diaminopimelate epimerase, whose amino-acid sequence is MTQNIPSGVPFMKMHGLGNDFVVIDARDGVLRVTDAIVMAMADRHRGVGFDQLAVMKKRADADVHLTFYNADGTTAGACGNATRCIARHIMDETTKTDVTLTTDRGILLAQDAGGGMTSINMGLPQLTWQEIPLARDVDLDALPINGAPMATGMGNPHCTFFVEDAEAIDLAAMGALIEHHPIYPQRTNVQFAHLVGPDHLRMRVWERGVGVTLASGSSSCATAVAAHRKGLTGRSVRIDLDGGTIHIDWRDDGVWMTGPTAHVFSGVWHG